A region of Nostoc sp. 'Peltigera membranacea cyanobiont' N6 DNA encodes the following proteins:
- a CDS encoding YciI family protein translates to MPKYVLWGTYCEDVLEKRAPYRQAHLDGLAKQKESGVLITIGPTKDVTKIFGIYEAEDEATVRQLIENDPYWKNGIWTEYSVKEWIQAF, encoded by the coding sequence ATGCCTAAATATGTACTCTGGGGAACTTACTGCGAAGACGTTCTCGAAAAACGCGCCCCCTATCGTCAAGCTCATTTAGACGGATTAGCAAAACAGAAAGAATCCGGTGTGCTGATTACCATCGGCCCCACCAAGGATGTTACAAAAATTTTTGGAATTTACGAAGCCGAAGACGAAGCCACTGTGCGCCAGTTAATTGAAAACGATCCTTACTGGAAAAATGGCATCTGGACTGAATATTCTGTCAAAGAATGGATTCAAGCTTTTTAA
- a CDS encoding ice-binding family protein translates to MNYKYAILLGIVAFSSLQAPAKAGSLLGRANDFGVLGGSTVTNTGPSVIMQSLGVNAGSSATGFSPGVGVVNGGIFTSDAVAALAQMDNKNAYNYLAALSRTEDLTGLDLGGMTLTPGVYSFSSSAQLTGKLTLDNLGDPNALFVFQIASTLTTASYSSVVTTNGEAPNVFFQIGSSATLGTYTQFQGNILALTSITLTTGVNIECGRALAQNGAVTMDTNKVSSTCYTKPQEVAAMVPEPDSSLGVLGSGMVGLLFAFSKRFRKGW, encoded by the coding sequence ATGAACTACAAGTACGCGATACTCTTGGGAATCGTGGCATTCTCCAGTCTTCAAGCTCCAGCAAAAGCCGGTTCTCTGCTGGGAAGGGCGAATGACTTCGGGGTCTTGGGTGGCTCGACGGTGACTAATACCGGCCCGTCCGTCATCATGCAATCTCTGGGTGTCAACGCAGGTTCTTCAGCCACTGGCTTTTCTCCAGGGGTCGGGGTCGTGAACGGAGGGATATTCACATCTGATGCAGTTGCGGCTCTGGCTCAGATGGATAACAAAAATGCGTACAATTATTTAGCAGCCTTGAGTCGCACTGAGGACTTGACTGGTCTGGATCTGGGTGGAATGACGCTCACACCTGGCGTCTATTCTTTTAGCTCATCGGCTCAGTTGACAGGAAAACTCACGCTCGACAATCTAGGCGACCCCAATGCGCTCTTCGTTTTCCAGATAGCCAGCACGCTCACCACCGCAAGCTACTCGTCTGTTGTCACGACCAACGGTGAAGCTCCCAATGTGTTTTTCCAGATTGGCAGCTCCGCGACTCTCGGAACCTACACTCAGTTCCAGGGAAATATTCTAGCGCTCACGAGCATCACCCTGACTACTGGCGTAAACATTGAGTGCGGTAGAGCCTTGGCGCAAAATGGTGCCGTGACGATGGATACCAACAAGGTCTCCAGCACCTGCTATACAAAGCCACAAGAAGTAGCAGCAATGGTTCCAGAACCTGACTCATCACTTGGTGTTCTCGGCTCTGGGATGGTGGGTCTGTTATTCGCCTTCAGCAAAAGATTTAGAAAAGGGTGGTAG
- a CDS encoding Tab2/Atab2 family RNA-binding protein, with the protein MKIWQVDFYRRPSQDASGQVFWELLICDATRSFQYEATCLQSAANSSWVATQLEFAAGEKLPDVIQVFRPQSLSLIEAAGRNLSINVEPTRHTLALKQWLQEKQYPSTLDKPPPAPLPENLWGEQWRFATLPASDVETRFSDRPIPILHIPEHLKPINLGLASTVPVPGVVIYGGRQSMRLARWLQQARLVALNYISGAPDGLILEAGLVDRWIVATFEDPEVTTAAQTYQQRKQQSRGLHFLLVQPDDSGITYSGFWLLRADDSY; encoded by the coding sequence ATGAAAATTTGGCAGGTTGATTTTTATCGTCGTCCCTCACAAGATGCGTCTGGGCAAGTTTTCTGGGAGTTGTTGATTTGTGACGCAACTCGCAGCTTTCAATATGAAGCCACCTGTTTGCAATCAGCAGCAAATTCTAGTTGGGTTGCGACTCAACTAGAATTTGCTGCTGGTGAAAAATTGCCAGATGTAATTCAGGTATTTCGTCCTCAGTCTCTAAGCTTAATTGAGGCGGCTGGACGTAATTTAAGTATTAATGTCGAACCTACCCGCCACACCTTGGCGTTAAAGCAGTGGTTACAAGAAAAGCAATATCCCTCAACGCTGGATAAACCACCTCCAGCACCATTACCAGAGAACCTCTGGGGAGAACAATGGCGTTTTGCGACTCTACCCGCTAGTGATGTAGAAACGAGATTTAGCGATCGCCCCATTCCCATTTTGCACATCCCAGAACATCTCAAACCCATCAATTTGGGTTTAGCGTCAACAGTGCCCGTCCCTGGTGTGGTAATTTATGGTGGACGGCAATCGATGCGCCTAGCCCGGTGGTTACAGCAAGCCCGCCTTGTGGCGTTAAACTATATTTCTGGCGCACCGGATGGCTTAATATTAGAGGCTGGCTTAGTAGATAGGTGGATTGTTGCCACTTTTGAAGATCCAGAAGTTACAACAGCAGCCCAAACATATCAACAACGGAAACAGCAAAGTCGAGGATTGCACTTTTTGTTAGTACAGCCAGATGATTCCGGGATCACTTATAGCGGCTTTTGGTTATTACGGGCAGATGATTCATATTGA
- a CDS encoding Mpo1-like protein, which translates to MSNINSNPPQRLRYKINNQILERPFTDYWDIFVLKHQHPINITFHILGILFFYTLLFCAWKLHKFSLLLCLPLTQLLGLTGHFLFERSHIDLQDAVFSWRASYCLGKMLIRILMGKYRDDIRQQQKILNNYLSI; encoded by the coding sequence ATGAGTAATATCAATTCTAATCCTCCACAAAGATTGAGATATAAAATTAACAATCAAATTCTGGAGCGCCCTTTTACTGACTATTGGGATATTTTTGTTCTTAAACATCAGCATCCAATTAATATTACTTTCCATATTCTGGGAATATTATTTTTTTATACTTTGCTATTTTGTGCTTGGAAGTTGCACAAATTTTCGTTACTTTTGTGCTTACCGTTAACTCAATTGTTGGGATTAACCGGACATTTTTTATTTGAGCGTAGCCATATTGATTTACAAGATGCTGTTTTTTCTTGGCGGGCTTCTTACTGTTTGGGTAAAATGTTAATCAGGATTTTAATGGGCAAATATCGAGACGATATTCGCCAACAGCAAAAGATATTAAATAATTATCTATCAATATGA
- a CDS encoding IS630 family transposase (programmed frameshift) has product MINQHLQTATLPGGVATAIAELQDFIAACRDAREARKALAVKLVYQDYLYEEIQAILDVSLGSITGWKQAYEEDGINGLCLNYKGRKSYLSTQQQEEVLSWLQTKNCWELGELEYKLAFEYDVIYESKQSYYDLFDAAGISWKKTTKLNPKADENAVAGKKKEIATLLANHREEIETGLLRVLLLDECHLLWGDLSGYVWGKTDQEIAVPVVNERDKQTYYGAVDYLERELLLKAYDSGNSKNTIDYLQYLLAHSPNQRLLILWDGASYHRSNEVRGFLDEVNLGLPAEQWKIHCVRFAPNCPEQNPIEDIWLQAKTWVRRFCALIPKFSHLKWMFEWFIRHTTFDFPTLQMYGVFSKIK; this is encoded by the exons ATGATAAATCAGCATCTACAAACGGCAACACTACCTGGAGGAGTGGCAACTGCGATCGCTGAGTTACAAGATTTTATAGCAGCTTGTCGTGATGCCCGTGAGGCAAGAAAAGCTTTGGCAGTCAAATTGGTTTACCAAGATTACTTGTACGAAGAAATCCAAGCTATTTTAGATGTGTCTCTAGGCTCGATAACAGGCTGGAAACAAGCCTATGAGGAAGATGGAATTAATGGACTGTGCTTGAACTACAAAGGGAGAAAGAGCTACCTGAGTACTCAACAGCAAGAAGAAGTATTGAGTTGGCTGCAAACTAAAAACTGCTGGGAGCTAGGTGAACTAGAGTACAAATTAGCTTTTGAGTACGACGTAATTTATGAATCAAAGCAAAGTTACTACGACCTGTTTGATGCAGCAGGAATTAGCTGGAAGAAAACCACAAAATTAAATCCCAAAGCCGACGAGAATGCTGTCGCAG GCAAAAAAAAAGAGATTGCAACACTGCTGGCAAACCACCGAGAGGAAATTGAAACAGGCTTATTGAGAGTGTTGCTGCTTGATGAATGCCATTTGCTATGGGGAGATTTAAGTGGATATGTTTGGGGGAAAACTGACCAAGAAATAGCAGTTCCAGTTGTGAACGAACGAGATAAACAGACATACTATGGAGCAGTTGACTATCTCGAACGAGAATTGCTACTAAAAGCCTACGATAGCGGAAATTCTAAAAATACTATTGATTACCTACAGTATTTGCTAGCTCACTCCCCCAACCAGCGATTGCTAATTTTGTGGGATGGCGCTAGTTATCACCGTTCCAACGAAGTTCGAGGCTTCTTAGATGAGGTAAATCTTGGTCTACCAGCCGAGCAATGGAAAATACACTGCGTTCGCTTTGCTCCTAATTGTCCAGAACAAAACCCTATCGAGGATATTTGGTTGCAAGCTAAAACATGGGTTCGACGTTTCTGTGCCTTGATCCCAAAATTCTCGCATTTGAAGTGGATGTTTGAGTGGTTTATTCGACACACTACCTTTGATTTCCCCACTCTTCAGATGTACGGAGTTTTTTCAAAAATCAAATAG
- a CDS encoding type II toxin-antitoxin system RelE/ParE family toxin, with the protein MGEQSKPLVWLHGEVKTPPFTQEARIEAGVLLRQLQEGESLELPHSRPMSSIGIHCYELRIRDADKNWRIIYRIDNDAILIVEVFNKTTRTTSKKVIEVCKKRLSKYDTDRQE; encoded by the coding sequence ATGGGAGAGCAAAGTAAGCCTTTAGTTTGGCTGCATGGTGAAGTTAAAACCCCACCTTTCACTCAAGAAGCACGCATCGAAGCGGGTGTTCTGCTCAGACAATTACAGGAAGGTGAATCCCTTGAGTTGCCACATTCACGCCCTATGTCAAGTATAGGAATTCACTGTTATGAATTGCGTATTCGAGATGCAGATAAAAACTGGAGGATTATTTATCGAATTGATAACGATGCAATCTTGATTGTTGAAGTCTTTAATAAAACAACGAGAACAACATCCAAGAAGGTAATTGAGGTTTGCAAAAAGCGCCTAAGCAAATATGATACCGATCGGCAGGAGTAA
- a CDS encoding helix-turn-helix domain-containing protein — protein sequence MDRAKRERLESKGWKIGTVSDFLELTPEETILVEIKLALSQNLKERRQKLMTQSELAAKISSSQPRIAKAENSDASVSIELLIRAMLATGATPQDIGQVIADVG from the coding sequence ATGGATCGAGCTAAGAGAGAACGTTTAGAATCTAAAGGCTGGAAAATTGGCACAGTTTCAGATTTTTTGGAGTTAACACCCGAAGAAACTATCCTTGTTGAAATTAAGCTAGCTCTCAGCCAAAACTTGAAGGAGCGTCGGCAAAAATTGATGACTCAAAGTGAACTTGCTGCTAAGATTAGTTCCAGCCAACCTCGGATTGCTAAAGCTGAAAATAGCGATGCTTCAGTATCAATTGAATTGTTGATCCGAGCAATGTTAGCAACAGGTGCAACTCCTCAAGATATTGGGCAAGTCATTGCTGATGTGGGGTAA
- a CDS encoding N-acyl-D-amino-acid deacylase family protein has translation MLDLLIQNGLIFDGLGSLPVRVNIGIQNGRIVTLAPSLTTPAREVVDASGLWVTPGFIDIHTHYDLELEIAPGLSESVRHGVTSVVIGNCSLSVAIAEPQILADIFQRVETLSHRLIAKWLKKSVSWQTPAEYLQHLQQLPLGPNVAPMFGHSALRAHVMGLERSLTVQPTKFELKLMQRIARDAIEAGFIGISIDMFPWHRMSGEWQGCTIPSQHAKFKEYAMLADLCRRSQRVFQVTPNLQRLASFVDILRMGSGIGQKPLRLTVLSALDAVHDRKLWRIFSPLLFIWNRLLNGNVRFQTLTEPFTIYSDGSVTPLFEEFSTGAQLNGCQSREERQQLWESEIFRRQFRKEWLSKRHKSFHRCLDLMEVIHCPEVSWQGLSFAEIARQKQQEPVDLFIHALQKYDTDLRWVATGANDRLKPRLAMMQHPYILPGFTDAGAHVRNLGYYDGALSLLKQAVATKFLSPEAAICRVTGEPAGWFCLDTGVLKVGAKADIVLLDPNALNQPISPQVQISDPVLDGEPRMVKRGSDEIVQAVYINGVRVVCRGEVSDRLGREKLGTVLFPC, from the coding sequence ATGTTAGACTTGCTGATTCAAAACGGGTTAATTTTCGATGGCTTAGGCTCTCTACCTGTGCGCGTAAATATTGGCATTCAAAACGGCCGCATTGTCACCCTTGCACCCTCCTTAACTACCCCAGCCCGTGAAGTGGTTGATGCTTCTGGGTTATGGGTGACACCTGGATTTATAGATATTCATACTCATTACGATTTAGAGTTAGAAATTGCACCAGGATTGAGTGAATCAGTTCGTCATGGTGTTACCAGCGTGGTTATTGGTAACTGTAGCTTGTCTGTTGCGATCGCAGAACCCCAAATCTTAGCTGATATTTTTCAGAGGGTAGAGACACTTTCCCATCGGCTGATTGCAAAATGGTTGAAAAAGTCGGTTTCCTGGCAGACACCAGCAGAATATTTACAGCATTTGCAACAGTTACCCCTTGGCCCCAATGTTGCCCCAATGTTTGGACACAGTGCCTTACGTGCTCATGTAATGGGGTTAGAACGCAGTTTAACCGTTCAGCCGACAAAATTTGAACTAAAACTTATGCAGCGCATAGCCAGAGATGCAATAGAGGCTGGCTTTATTGGCATTTCTATTGATATGTTTCCCTGGCATCGGATGAGTGGAGAATGGCAAGGCTGTACAATTCCTTCTCAACACGCCAAATTTAAAGAATATGCAATGTTGGCAGATTTATGTCGGCGTAGCCAACGGGTTTTTCAAGTCACACCCAACTTACAACGACTTGCTTCCTTTGTGGATATTTTGCGGATGGGTTCAGGGATTGGACAAAAACCACTGCGGCTAACTGTCCTCTCAGCCTTAGATGCCGTACACGATCGCAAACTATGGCGAATATTTTCCCCCCTACTTTTTATTTGGAATCGGCTGCTAAATGGGAATGTGCGCTTTCAAACCTTAACCGAACCCTTCACCATTTACTCTGATGGATCTGTGACTCCCTTATTTGAAGAATTCTCCACAGGCGCACAACTCAATGGCTGTCAGTCACGAGAAGAAAGACAACAATTATGGGAATCAGAAATTTTTCGTCGTCAGTTTCGTAAAGAATGGTTGAGTAAACGGCATAAATCATTCCATCGTTGCTTGGATTTGATGGAAGTTATTCATTGTCCCGAAGTAAGTTGGCAAGGATTAAGTTTTGCAGAAATTGCTCGTCAAAAGCAACAAGAACCAGTAGATTTATTTATCCACGCATTACAAAAATACGATACAGATTTACGCTGGGTAGCCACAGGAGCGAACGATCGCCTAAAACCCCGTTTAGCGATGATGCAGCATCCCTATATTTTGCCTGGTTTTACCGATGCTGGCGCTCACGTGCGTAACCTGGGCTACTATGATGGAGCTTTGTCTTTGCTCAAACAAGCAGTTGCAACGAAGTTCCTTTCACCGGAAGCTGCGATTTGCCGCGTTACCGGAGAACCTGCTGGTTGGTTTTGTCTGGATACGGGAGTTCTGAAAGTTGGTGCGAAAGCGGATATAGTTTTACTCGATCCTAATGCTTTAAATCAGCCAATTAGCCCGCAGGTGCAGATATCAGATCCAGTTTTAGATGGCGAACCTCGGATGGTTAAGCGTGGTTCGGATGAAATTGTGCAAGCGGTTTATATTAATGGGGTTCGGGTTGTTTGTCGGGGTGAAGTGAGCGATCGCTTGGGGCGGGAAAAGTTGGGAACTGTTTTGTTTCCTTGTTGA
- a CDS encoding AAA family ATPase yields MSKVEGFRVRNYRVLRDITLGKLWNTQNAKPLTSMTAVIGKNGVGKSTIFDTFGFLADCLKNGVEEACDSRGRGGFERIRSQGQEGSIEFDIYYKEDHNARPITYELAIDIDSSGRPYVKRERLRQRRKGQSRGQPFSFLILNEGRGIAWKGEQEGKQVEEEEGDFDLSKLIEKIQRGEAEEESKETEVVELDDKRKLGIATLGSLKQHPRISVFRRFIEGWYLSYFTPDAARSLPLAGPQKHLNIHGDNLGNVVQFMEREHPKKFQSILEKISSKIPGVNKISTERSPDGRLLLRFNDKGFQDPFYAQNMSDGTLKVFAYLLLLEDPSPPPFLCIEEPENGLYHKLLETLAREFREHATGQKGGSQIFVTTHQPYFVDALEPDEVWVLEKGEDGFAKIKRASEDPLINNLVSEGLPLGGLWYSDYLDAS; encoded by the coding sequence ATGTCTAAAGTAGAAGGCTTTAGGGTAAGAAATTACAGAGTTCTTCGTGATATCACCTTGGGAAAGTTGTGGAACACACAGAATGCCAAGCCATTAACGTCAATGACAGCCGTCATCGGTAAAAATGGTGTGGGAAAAAGCACCATTTTCGACACTTTTGGCTTTCTTGCAGACTGCTTGAAAAATGGAGTAGAGGAAGCGTGTGATTCTCGTGGACGTGGGGGTTTTGAGAGAATTCGTTCCCAAGGACAAGAGGGAAGTATTGAGTTTGATATTTATTATAAAGAGGATCATAATGCCCGGCCAATTACCTATGAGTTGGCAATAGATATTGACTCATCTGGAAGACCTTATGTAAAAAGGGAGAGACTCCGACAACGAAGAAAAGGACAAAGCAGGGGACAACCTTTTTCTTTTCTAATTCTCAATGAAGGTAGAGGAATCGCATGGAAGGGCGAACAGGAAGGCAAACAAGTTGAGGAAGAAGAAGGTGATTTTGATTTGTCAAAATTAATAGAAAAAATACAGAGAGGTGAAGCGGAAGAAGAGAGTAAAGAAACCGAGGTAGTTGAACTTGATGATAAGCGAAAGCTGGGAATCGCAACTCTGGGTTCACTAAAACAACACCCAAGAATTTCTGTATTTAGGAGATTTATTGAAGGGTGGTATTTAAGCTATTTTACTCCAGATGCTGCACGAAGTTTACCTCTGGCTGGGCCACAAAAGCATTTGAATATTCATGGCGATAATCTGGGCAATGTAGTTCAGTTTATGGAGAGAGAACATCCTAAAAAGTTTCAATCCATACTTGAAAAAATATCTAGCAAAATTCCAGGTGTCAACAAGATTAGCACCGAAAGAAGTCCAGACGGAAGACTACTACTGCGTTTCAACGATAAGGGTTTTCAAGACCCATTTTATGCCCAAAATATGTCAGATGGAACACTTAAGGTATTCGCTTATCTGCTCCTGTTAGAAGATCCCTCACCACCACCATTTTTGTGCATTGAAGAACCAGAAAATGGACTTTACCATAAACTTTTAGAAACCCTAGCGCGAGAATTTCGGGAACACGCTACAGGTCAGAAAGGTGGATCACAAATATTTGTAACAACACATCAGCCATATTTTGTAGATGCCCTTGAACCTGACGAGGTTTGGGTCTTAGAAAAGGGCGAGGATGGATTTGCGAAAATTAAGCGAGCTAGTGAAGATCCTCTGATCAATAACCTTGTTTCTGAAGGTTTACCTCTTGGCGGACTTTGGTACAGTGACTATTTGGATGCAAGTTGA
- a CDS encoding XisI protein — protein MDTLDNYRRIIKEVLVPYTQIPYSYAVIECKTVFDSDNDSYLLITIGWDGAKRIHGCLVHIDIIDGKIWVQRDDTEDGVTYELEAAGIPKDKIVLGFHPQNVRQYTGYGIA, from the coding sequence ATGGATACCTTAGATAACTATCGACGCATCATCAAAGAGGTGTTAGTACCTTATACACAAATTCCTTATTCCTATGCAGTGATTGAGTGTAAAACAGTTTTTGATAGCGATAATGACAGCTATTTGCTGATAACTATTGGTTGGGACGGTGCTAAAAGAATTCACGGTTGCTTAGTTCATATTGATATTATTGATGGCAAAATCTGGGTACAACGGGATGACACAGAAGATGGTGTCACCTATGAATTAGAAGCTGCCGGAATTCCTAAAGATAAAATTGTCTTAGGATTTCACCCGCAAAATGTCAGACAATATACGGGATATGGTATTGCATAA
- a CDS encoding XisH family protein has product MPAKDIYHDAVKNSLIQEGWIITDDPLHLKWGQKDMYVDLGVKQLLAAEQGTKKIAVEIKSFVSPSEMADLKNAISGFILYRAVISRLEPDRILYLAVRDNVFTALFE; this is encoded by the coding sequence ATGCCTGCAAAAGATATCTATCACGATGCTGTTAAAAATTCCTTAATTCAAGAAGGTTGGATAATTACAGATGACCCCCTACATTTAAAATGGGGTCAAAAAGATATGTATGTAGATTTAGGAGTAAAACAACTTTTAGCCGCAGAACAAGGAACTAAAAAAATAGCCGTAGAAATTAAAAGTTTTGTCAGTCCTTCAGAAATGGCAGACCTCAAAAATGCCATCAGCGGATTTATTCTGTATCGTGCTGTTATCAGTCGCCTAGAACCTGATAGAATATTATACCTAGCAGTGCGTGACAACGTATTCACAGCTTTATTTGAATAA
- a CDS encoding glycosyltransferase, producing MGRSTYQPSKNTIFHRRLKATLVVLLVWGGVSLLHWLPETQWLMLGLTAILTVQTLRMLLAKPTAAVMESEIYLPPVSILVPAKNESSVLANLVYSLCQLNYPSDSLDIWIVDDGSTDETPQVLKELQTQFPALQVHRRESKGGKSGALNAVFPFTQGEIILVCDADAQLRANFLQQTVPLFQKQAIGAVQVRKAISNANTNFFTRCQQMEMCCDSFLQTHRIAIGGMSELRGNGMLVRRELLEKCQGWNENTVTDDLDLCFKLYLAGAEIEFVTVPSIQEEGVTTWEKLWYQRCRWAEGGYQRYLDYFPQILTLGWAKEIDLLLFFLLQFLLPIGLIPDLLWTIFYSHHPVLFPLQTLLSIILTIAFIAGLYQFQNLRGWSLIWATIQGSLYMVHWIPVMIVTTLKMCVQRERSHWVKTEHRGQNPNNNSGNK from the coding sequence GTGGGAAGAAGCACCTATCAGCCCAGTAAAAATACTATCTTTCATCGCCGGCTCAAAGCAACCCTAGTAGTTTTATTAGTCTGGGGTGGCGTGAGTTTGCTGCACTGGCTACCAGAAACACAATGGTTGATGCTGGGATTAACGGCAATCCTGACTGTGCAAACATTACGGATGCTATTAGCAAAACCAACGGCGGCGGTGATGGAGAGTGAGATTTATTTACCGCCAGTCTCGATTTTAGTTCCGGCTAAAAATGAAAGTTCAGTGTTGGCTAATCTAGTTTACAGCTTATGCCAATTGAATTATCCCAGCGATTCCCTAGATATCTGGATTGTTGATGATGGTAGTACCGATGAAACTCCCCAGGTTTTGAAAGAATTACAAACTCAATTTCCAGCTTTACAAGTTCATCGACGAGAATCAAAAGGTGGTAAATCAGGGGCATTGAATGCAGTGTTTCCATTTACCCAAGGGGAGATTATTCTAGTCTGCGATGCGGATGCTCAATTAAGAGCCAATTTTCTCCAGCAAACAGTACCTCTGTTTCAAAAGCAAGCGATCGGTGCAGTGCAAGTGCGAAAAGCAATTTCTAATGCTAATACCAATTTCTTCACCCGTTGTCAGCAAATGGAAATGTGCTGTGATAGCTTTCTGCAAACCCATCGCATTGCTATTGGTGGAATGTCTGAACTGCGCGGTAATGGGATGTTAGTTCGTCGGGAATTGTTAGAAAAGTGTCAAGGTTGGAATGAGAACACTGTCACCGATGATTTGGATCTTTGCTTCAAACTGTATTTAGCAGGTGCAGAAATTGAGTTTGTTACAGTTCCATCAATTCAAGAAGAAGGTGTAACTACTTGGGAAAAACTTTGGTATCAACGCTGTCGTTGGGCTGAAGGTGGCTATCAGCGTTACCTAGATTATTTTCCGCAAATTCTGACTTTAGGTTGGGCAAAAGAAATTGATTTACTATTATTTTTTCTATTGCAATTTCTGCTACCAATTGGACTAATACCTGATTTACTTTGGACAATATTTTATAGCCATCATCCCGTTCTATTTCCACTGCAAACACTACTCAGCATCATTCTGACAATTGCCTTTATTGCTGGACTTTACCAATTTCAAAATTTACGAGGATGGTCTTTGATTTGGGCAACAATTCAAGGGTCATTATACATGGTGCATTGGATTCCTGTGATGATTGTGACGACTTTAAAGATGTGTGTGCAAAGGGAGCGATCGCACTGGGTGAAAACTGAGCATCGTGGTCAAAATCCTAACAATAATTCTGGCAACAAATAA
- a CDS encoding YybH family protein has translation MMKQRWASIYKSTQLLWSVLLVLVIWNLPQSALADVNPQEINAIIRTRDIALQALNTRDFAKIQPYLHPNFTITTVDNQVFHKVPEFEKYWNQQFSSSIKDIKMQLKGDTIRTFLTPDIDVASGEAIASFSFKDGKAADMALRWTAVLQKLQDKWMIQSLHFSSNLLNNPVLNAARQLGQILAVVAGVGGFVLGAVMMLLLRRRNKPRTDRL, from the coding sequence ATGATGAAACAGAGATGGGCAAGCATATATAAATCCACTCAGCTACTTTGGAGTGTTTTGTTAGTGTTGGTAATTTGGAATCTACCCCAATCCGCTCTAGCAGATGTCAATCCACAGGAGATAAATGCAATTATTCGCACGCGGGATATAGCCCTGCAAGCCCTAAACACTCGTGATTTTGCCAAAATACAGCCTTACTTGCACCCAAACTTTACAATCACAACAGTTGATAACCAGGTTTTTCACAAAGTCCCTGAGTTTGAAAAGTACTGGAATCAGCAGTTTTCCAGTTCTATTAAAGATATCAAAATGCAACTGAAGGGAGATACGATCAGAACATTTCTTACTCCAGATATAGATGTTGCCTCTGGAGAAGCGATCGCATCCTTTTCTTTCAAAGATGGCAAAGCGGCTGATATGGCGTTGCGATGGACAGCCGTGCTGCAAAAGCTCCAAGATAAATGGATGATTCAATCGCTGCATTTCTCCTCAAATTTACTGAATAACCCAGTGTTAAATGCTGCTCGACAATTGGGGCAGATTCTTGCAGTTGTAGCAGGGGTGGGTGGTTTCGTGCTGGGAGCAGTGATGATGTTACTATTACGTCGCAGGAATAAGCCACGAACCGACAGGTTATAG
- a CDS encoding VOC family protein codes for MTVKPIPFGYHTVTPYLFVEGAATLIEFLKQGFAAKEIRRTLHPEGSIMNAEVKIGDSVIMVSEARCEFKPTPSSIYLYVENTDTTYDNALKAGATSMMEPNDEFWGDRHAAVKDPNGNYWWIATHQEDVSSEEIEQRIKVLFGSKEQV; via the coding sequence ATGACGGTTAAACCTATTCCATTCGGCTATCATACCGTTACACCGTATCTTTTTGTGGAAGGGGCAGCAACCCTAATCGAGTTTCTCAAACAGGGATTTGCAGCCAAAGAAATTCGTCGTACCCTACACCCAGAAGGTAGCATCATGAATGCTGAAGTCAAAATTGGCGACTCAGTAATAATGGTGAGCGAAGCAAGATGTGAATTTAAGCCAACGCCAAGTTCCATTTACCTCTATGTTGAGAATACCGACACAACTTATGACAATGCTCTCAAAGCCGGTGCTACCTCAATGATGGAGCCAAATGATGAATTTTGGGGCGATCGCCATGCGGCTGTGAAAGATCCAAACGGAAATTATTGGTGGATTGCGACTCATCAAGAGGATGTTTCATCCGAAGAGATCGAACAACGAATTAAAGTCTTATTTGGCAGCAAAGAACAAGTGTAA